A segment of the Polyodon spathula isolate WHYD16114869_AA chromosome 14, ASM1765450v1, whole genome shotgun sequence genome:
tattattattattattattattattattattattattattattattattatactgcatTACCCAGTAATGTCAGCTTTTGCAcagcactggcactttataacccTCCAGACAGCAGATCACTGTTTTAAATTCCAGCATTGTGTTCTCCGGACTGGATCAAGTTTAAGAGAAGATGAACTGGAGATGTTGTATTTGGTTGGTTTTGGTTTAGCCCCTTTTCTTCTGAAATAACCCCTTGATTATCCTAGTGCTACAGGGTTGTTCTGTTTGCAAAATACTTCACATTAGTCTCTttgaaaacatgttattaataccATTACACATGTGTATTCCTGGGAGGAAACCATACCTAAATTACAGAACAGAAAACATGAATCCTTACCTGATCCTCctcttttgttgtttaattttggAAACAGTTGGCTGCATGTAGGCTAAAAGAGGCAAGAGTCAAGACCATTGTGTCAAGATTTATAGCAAACCATCAACCGTACAAAACTTGAAAGGGTGGCTTCAGGATTGTCTTTTGATTGATAACGTGTTGTTGGAAGTGAACTTAGTTATGGGTAGACATTTATGGTCAAATATGCTGGGGGCTAAAGGGTTAAAAGTTTAAATACACTAATCAAGGTTTTGAGTTTCTACAAACATAAAAACTAAATCTAGGATTGAGgatattgttgttgtttcaggtgaCTGTCCAGGCTACCTGCATCACCCTGACAGCGATGAGTGCAGACCGCTGCTATGCCACAGTGTACCCTTTGAAGTCCTTACGCCATCGCACACCTCGGGTAGCCATGGCTGTTAGCATCTGTATCTGGATTGGTAGGTGTTTTATCTGTTTATGTACTGTTAGGCTTTAGTTACATTTACAACCAGCAAattattgtaacatgtgtttggCAAGAACTAACTCCACCAACTAGAAAGCTTATTTGTGTTTCAGCTTAACATGTGTTCTCGCATTCAAAATGTGTTTAGCACATTCATCGAAAAGCAGCTTCTCATTTTCCCTGGGTAATACTGGCAGTACATGTTTATAAAGTaccattattaaaaagaaacatcaaCCATCTCGGGGTGCCTTAAAAAGGAGAAGCACAGCTGAATAAaccaattaatatttttattttcagactgCTCACTAATTAACAGCTTAAGCATGCATAACTAAGGCTCAGTTAACAAAGAACTGTGTTGtcctttaattattattaaaaatgttttgccttCCAagtgttacagtttttttttttttttttttacctgatgtttttaatattaaactaACATTTATTCCTTGTGTTCTTCAGGGTCTTTTATTTTATCAATACCCATTATCATATATCAGAAGATCCAGGAAGGTTACTGGTATGGACCCAGGAGCTACTGTATAGAGCAGTTTCCATCTGAAACCCATCAGAAAGTGTTCATCTTGTACCAGTTCCTGGTGGTCTACCTACTGCCCCTTATCACCATCTCTCTCTGCTACTCCTTCATGTTGAAGAGAGTTGGACAACCAGTGGTGGAGCCTGTGGATAACAATTATCAGGTACAGGACATGGTTAATGTTAACAGGTGACTTTGATGGGCTAAATGCAGACCGTGCAAAATGTGTCAACTGGCAGTCTACATGAGACTCAGAACTGACTGCGTGTGTCCTGAAGGATCTAGGTTCTTTGGCAGAAATTTCCAGGGAAGCTCACATGGTATCACAGAACTAGTGAGGAGCACAAAAGAgtacaattaagaaaaaaagacaagttCATACCTGACATTTAGAAATAACCCTAACTCAAAAGAAGTTTCACCTTTTTCTCGCGCTGTGTTGGTAGTACCATTCGAGTAATTTGGGGCTAAATGTTTCTGTCTCTACTCCAATTTGGACTTGTGCGACTACTGATATTGTGcagaatgaagaggtctctaaaccgctcatactgtatgcttatgttttcttaattggtcaaagaggcttgccagggctactttaTCAATAAATACTgagttttaaaactgtatttgcttTGCGGTTCTCTTGCCTAAACTGCACAAAATGTTATCTCTTATACAATACATCTAACAATTTACTTATAGTAGGACACTTACGCAAAATAAGATGTCAATATGGCGTTTTGATTTACTAAAtgggagattatatatatatatatatattatattatatatatatatatatatatatatatatatatatatatatatatatatatatatatatatatatttaatttttttaagcagtgTTCTATGATTGtattatacagttaaatgcaTATCAGCGATGTGCATAATTTGCATAATCGCATAAGGCTGCATGGTCCCAAAGTCCATtgtacattgcattttaattcagatAATTACATAATGCAAACAACTTTCGAGTGTTAAAGAAATAGGAAAAAAAGAAGTATGAGTGTTTCAGCAATAGCAGTGATGTAGAGCGCATAGCAACAGCATGAAAGCGGGAAAAGACGAAAAGAATGGCAAAGCGAATCTATAAAAACTCTAGAGCCTCAGCACACTACGAGCCTTCATGAAGGCAGATggttgacaatttttttttttttttttacagttatttatcAGCTCAGTCGGCCgaatactgtacatacatcagatattttttttgtttcgttgTACTTACAAGATCtatagtaaggtactgtacacacctgtttaagttttatgtttaactgtactgtattacaataacttagtttatgccggatgttacatactgtacattattttacttttcatattgtTGTCAGAGTAGTGTTGTTCAGATTGAGcgtataacatatttatttttctgaacttgttcaatattttaagttacttgtaataaaatataagggAAAAATAGTTATGAATCTGATCAAAACGAGTCATATATACATGTACCTGTAGACTTATTGTTATTGTATCCCATTGTATTCTCTCACTCCTGTTATGTACATGACCTCACGCCAGTCCCAAGCCCATGCAATTATGCAGAGtcaactgtatatattatatatatatatatatatatatatatatatatatatatatatatatatatatatatatataccattcaATATATACCGCCCCTACACTTTTTATTGCAGGTTCAGTTGCTGTCACAGAGAACTATTGCCATGAGAAGCAAGATTTCCAAGATGGTGGTGGTGATTGTCCTGTTGTTTACCATCTGCTGGGGTCCCATTCAGCTCTTCATCTTGTTCCAATCCTTCTACCCCAACTTCCAGGCCAACTACGCCACCTATAAGATCAAGACTTGGGCCAACTGTATGTCGTACGCCAACTCCTCTATCAATCCCATTGTCTACGGCTTCATGGGTGCCAGCTTCCGCAAGTCCTTTAAAAAGGCCTTTCCCTTTATGTTCAGGCGCAAGGTCAGGGATGGCAGTGTGACCTCTGGGGCAGTCAATGCAGAAATGAAGTTTATAGCTACAGAAGTCACCCAGAATGAATTGAAATAAGTAAAtgttatatacattataaaactaTAACCTACAGAGAAAACATTTGAATAATACactgtgtatgtatttgtttatggtatatatttgtttatggaatatcataaatgtatttaaaggaCAAATAGTAATATCATCATCCATTTTTTTCAGTCCATGCTTTTCTTTTATAACCAGACCagaagagattttatttttaatttgctttgaatTATCCTATAATTTCAAAAGGTTGCATTACAAAACAGGTGCCAGCTATACATctgacgttttattttttattatcttgtgGTTAGAATGAGTATATGTAGTCTAATTTGAAGCAAACACTAAAGCAAATCTGACCCAGGTGGTTGGAAGAGAGATGTCACGTCTAAGTGCATTCTTCTAAATAAATGTTCATTCAGACCAACACTGCGCTGCAGCGGACGTTGCACGTCGTCGTGTTATTCAATTTAACAACacacttaaataaatattatttttttattatatatatatatatatatatatatatatatatatatataaatatatataatatgtaatggaaattttatttttttacctctgGTATAAAAAAATGGAGACCATATTttctcatgttttattattattattatatattaggaTTATATGTGTCGTATATAATATTCTTAGAGTAATATTATTCTCACAGAAGGTCTTCcgtaatatacattttaaaaccacatgTCTTATGATATTCAGATtgggacattgtttttttttttttttttttaaagcaagcacATTTTAATGTGACACGTCTGGTTGGAATTTCAAAAAACATTGAAGGAAAGGTTattggtatattaaaaaaataacaggctTTGAAGCCTTTTtttcagtatgttttgtttttgatacacATAAAATTAATCTGCTGCAGTTTACCCAATACTTTGATTTGTCtttgttcttttaaacaaagtCTACTTGAGTAGAAAAAGCAGAAATTAACTTCACAGTAGCCGAATACAGCTGCATGCAAAAGGGTCACAGTTGTGTGGATTCTTTGCCGGTGCAGCTCTGTAAAACAGTACCTGTAGAAAGGTGGTATTTAAAGCATGGAGGATGTTGACATTGCTATTCTATTGAAGGCACACACTTACACCTCTTGTGTACACAACTTGCAGGTGGTGAACTGAGCTGAATACGGACTGGGTAACTCCTcagacagaattttttttttttttttttaaaaaagagacatGCCTTTTGAATCTTCTTAAGTTTTGACAGACATGCTGCCTAGCATAGCACAATGTGGACAAAACCTTGCACATTCCATTTCTCTAAGGTATGGGATAGAACATTAAACCCACAAGAACTGCCACCCAAGGCTATTATTGCTGTTTAATGCTACATTCAAGCTAATGGATATTTGTTCTGAACAACAAGGATGCCACAATTCCAAACTTTACTTTTGTAATTGGAACATAATGGATTAATTATAACCTGGGTTTCTGTACAAACAATTGGGAAAATGCTTTTTGAAACCAACATACCAAACAGTAGTTATTTGTCTAGCAGCTCACAGAAGAATAATCAAGCTGGAATCAAGTCTATTTAATtaacatcatatttaaaaaaaaaaaaaaaaaaaaaaaacgatgggaaatacagtatattttctttaaaatataaagcacAGTGTCTAAGTTCAATAAGGGAAGTAAAAAATCGTTAATTAATGTGTTATCTAACTTTCTGGGCTGTCTTTTCATTTTGGAGAATTTTACAGATCCTTTTGTAATGCTAAATACTTTACAATGCAAGTGTAATTTATTATCACTATCACAGTttagtaatgttttattaacttttgtaGTCTGTGTGCCCAATGGATTTTACAGCTGCTCAGAgttagtttagaaatgttttttttttttttttttttttttttttttttatattgtcagATCAATATTGTATAGTAAAAATTGGTCACTGGATTATATGTTTAGTTAATACAAACCTTCAGCTGCTGTCaagttatttttctgtaaaaagtCCAAGCGATTAACCCCTTTGCATCAACCATGCAATAAACTGAAACATATTTGCTACAAAGTGTAATGGCATGGCTCCCACATATGCAAACACACCAGCTATTTAGATAAGGCTTGTGTAGCAAATTTAATAAGCCTTTTTATTACTGAGTAATTATAATTTagggtaattacattttttttaatcacatctgtttaccttttgttttcattttaactgcTACACTTTAAcattgtgattatatatatatatatatatatatatatatatatatatatatatatatatatatatatattatatatatatgtatataaggagtgtttgttttcaggtttgcTATACATGTTTTCTGTACaaataaactgatttaaaaagtgaaaacagTGACACTTACTGTAGTAATAATACCTGCTATGTGCTGTGCTTTCAACCACAGATCTTCCCATTTAGCGTTAATATGCAGTGTTATTAAGAGCTGGCAGCCCTTTGATTTTCTTATAACGTTGGGCATACAGTGTACGATATAGAAGGCACAGCTTAGTCCCTGATTCTACTCTATTATACCTAAATTAATATATCCATTCATATTGGGAACAGTATCTTTTGAAGTCATTACATGCCACAAGTTGGTTGTACAACCCACAATGAAAGCATTCGATATTCAACAAATACTGCAAAGCCCTTGAGCAAAGATAATACAGGCACAGCATTTTACAAGTCTGGATACTGCTCATAAAGCACTAGGGATCTAGTATGAAGGCATAATATAATGTAGATTTTGATGCAGCCTGTTGCACAATTTACcattgtatatgtgtatgtgttaaTACTATATATAGTGGGGTTTTTTCATTCATAGTCATGGAATCTTATTATATTTACAATACTTACTTGTTTATTGACTTGGGATGGGGTATGTTTAAgtgttccctttttaaaatctgtgttaaTTTTACCAAATGAGAAACAACCAACTGCTTACATGTACTAACACTAAGAGACCTTATATTATacttacacacacatacatatacatacatatacatatacacatacacatacatatacacatacacatacacacacacacacacacacacatatatatctattGGGGGGGTTTACAGAAGTAAATTACAGAACATACAACAGTGAGTAACAGTTAACAATAAGTTATGGAAGAattgttttcatctgttttttttttaacagtacaacACATCATTTTGATCCCATCACATaaaacagcacagaacacataCAGCAAATGCAAGCAACATTAGCAATGAGTGATCTCcaatatacattatacaataaCAAAAGACAGCTATCAGTGACTGTGCTACAGGCCTGTTAGAATACTTTTTCGCTGAAACGTTCTGATTCGTTATTTGTTGATTAAGGCAAATGTTTTTTATAGGAACCCACAGGCTAAACTTTCATTCAGATACGCCACAGTCGATTTTTCAAATCCTCCACCAACAAAATGGAGTTTAATTTAAGGAGGGATGATTCATGTGTAACTAGTTCAGGAGAGGAGGAAGGGCAGCCTCCACCAGCCTGCAGCACAAAGCAGTGTTCTCAGCACGCTTTAACGATGAGCCGTGCATGGAGGTGAGCAATGACATTTTTCTTAACTGAGGTATCTTTGCTTAACCCCAGATATTGTTACCAACTCTTACATGAACCTGGATAACATGGGGGGTGTTCAGTCTACCTTTCTAATTAGCTATTTTATcggttcattttttttcttgtacactTTGGCTTTCAAAAACTGTCCTCTttaatttatatactgtattgacTCAATTTGGTATGTGAATACAACATCTGTTCTTTTCTGCAGCTAGCTGAATTAAGTAATAACTTTCACGCTAATTGAGTAGTTTATGCAAAAAAGAGAGATTGTGCTCAATGAACCCTGAAATCAAGTGTATTCTTATTACCTAACCTGCAGGGGTCAGACTCTTACAGTCTTCTATACATCAATAACAGACAAGATAAGGACAATAAACCCATTGTGTAGTATGTGGCTGTCCCTAGCATCCTTAACACTGTGCCTTAGTGCCTGAACATGTCTGCTGATTGAATCAGTGCAGTGTTTATATTACACcacacaggaaaataaataaataaaaaaaaatatttcactcTTGCAGATTGTCTGAGTGTGCTGAAATGAGTCTTTACAATCTAGCCTGTGCCATGCCTTAGTTGCATTTGCAATTTAGGTGGCATTAGTGGTACCATCCTCCTGTATGAGATGACACCCAAAAAAAAGCATACCCTGCTAAAACAAGGGCTGCAGGTTGGTCTTAAGTATGCAGATGCATCCGGTGGCTTCTGTGTAATGCAAACTTGATTCTGCCATAATAGAAATGCTCAACACATACCATAGCCACCCTGCTTGATTTGCTTGCCAGCAGGAAGGGATGATGGATGCCTTGCCAGGGTCCTTCAAACCTAGGGGCATCCACTGGATTTGGTCTGGTGGAGTCATTAGAATAGTTAACAGAAACAAATGTGTAAACAACCAGAAGAGACTCTTGTGAATTAAgtgcattaaaataatgtattcttttgCTGGTTTCCTTACACATGCACAAAAGCAGATTACATATGCAGatgatttgttatatatatatagtaacatatatatatagtagtatgtatatatacattacatacatacatacatacatacatacatacatatatatatatatatatatactgtaacacatacacacacacacacacacatatatatatatatatatatatatatatatatatatacacacacacacacacacacacacacacacacacatacacacatacacaccacacacacacacacacacacacacatatatatatatatatatatatatatatatatatatatatatatatatatatatatatatatatatatatatatattgctatagccatatatatatatatatatatatatatatatatatatagtacaaagTGAGGTCAGCAAAGTCAAACCTGTACACAAATCGGCTTGAGATACCACACCAACCACATACAACAGCAGTTCAAGGTTAAACAGGACTGTACCTGCACTTTTATTGCCTTCCAAGGTTCAGGCAGAGGGATGGTTGTTTAACAATTCAAAGTTCGGTACACTCCACAGGTCCAGGTCATACACAGGTTGTCAAACAGTTTAGGATTCCTTCTCTTGCTCATAGCCACCACACTGCTGTCTCTCCCTACTTCACTCACTTTCTCTGTCAAAACCAGGCCTATTTATGTGGGCTGGCCACACCCTCTGCAGGTGTTCCCAACCTGCCCCTGAGCCTCATTCTGAGTCCTGTTTCTAGGCAGATTTCCCCATCGGCCATCTTATATATGTCGGCCATTTCGGGTACATTCGTTGGACATTTTGTGTGAAGGTAACCTCCATTCAAAATGTCCGCCCTCAGATAGCTTCCATTCCGTAGTAGCccttggtttatatatatataaaatcaatgcaGTAGCTATGTACCTTATAAGCCTGTCTTGAGGAATGTACCTTGTATCAGttattttgtaatacttttttgataaatactattactactactaatactacaactacttctactactactactactactactactactactactactactactaataataataataataataataataataataataataataataataataataattgttatttcaATTAATCTCattcaaatacataaatattgaATATACCTATTTAAATACACCCACACAGGTTTACTGTCTGACTGACTGTTTGCAATAGTACTGTATGTATGGTACATCTTAATGAGTGCTGTTAACTGTTAGTTCATAAAGTGCATACAGTATgattaatttgaattaatactattatattttttttccaagtaCATCCTAAAGAGGGAGCCAAAGAGCCAAAGTAGCCTTAAAGAACCACGGTCATAAGAAGGGCAGTagacttcaaaaataaataataaggttAAATGATCTAATTTTGTCCATAGCCGCCAGCTCCTGAACTCATTTTTCCTTGTCCACATATGTTTTTgtgcagaaaaaaagacagaaaactcCTCCTCGGTAGCCACAGATTTTAAAATGCTCATGCTCACCATGGTTTCGATTGTGTTCTATGGAAACTAAGTGGTTAGGTTAGAGGGCGGATTCGACTTTCAACTCCAAGACCAAGACCACATTAGACAAACAGGGCCTCAGGTGAAATGGATCCAGAAACAGGGCTGTAGTATAATGTAAGTGATGgataattaaaattattattattatagatgcTCAACTGTGTTTGGcgagcatctctctctctctctctctctctctctctctctctctctctctctctctctctctctctctctctcaaatacaTCCTCTTTAAAGGTAAAACACTATCAGTTCAGGAAAAGGAAGGGCACAATTCACAAAGACCTGATTCTAGTCCTCAAAATCCTGGGCTTGACACGTCAAAACACAAGCAGGAAAGCCCAGTGATTCCCGTGATTCCTGCACTGTGCTTAGGAATAAGGGTGGATAGTCTGTGAGCATTTAGAAATTGCAAAGCCGCAGATTCTAAAAATAATATGACTATGTAGTTAGTATATGTTAccagtatttaaatgaatactgttCATCCTTCTttacaatgtaataaataatcttacaatattaaatataaaatatactggaTAAAATATGTAAAGTTTTCAATAAGAAAGCTGTAGGAATGGtattctgaaaatacatttcGTTTTAATATACCTAGCTTTGTCATGTAGTGCACTGGGTGCCACCCACagtggggggtgggagggggaaAGACAAAATTTTTGTCCCAGACCCGGGCATTCAGTTTTTTACAGTTGAGAGGCAAAATTAATGCTGACATACCACACGCAAATCTATTATAGTTAATTACCCCTGACATATAAAACTTCTCGGGCACAAAAATGTCTGTGTGTGACACTGGATGTGCCTATCAGGTTTCCATAAATTAGGAACAAGGAATATTTTGTTGCTCAGATCTATATAGCACAAAGAATATACTAAACAAAGCTATTTACCGGCAGTGTTATTTGTTGCCAAAAGAGGTGTCTCTAACAGACTATAAACGGGCAAACCTCAAATTTTCCAACCCGCTACTGAGCCAAGCCTTTGTCTATTAATTCCTGTGGCCCTATCTTTGCATGTAGCTGTCTGAAAGAATTAAGTActactatttttaaatgttctgtatgTCTTTGCCATATTTATTCCATTGTTGTTTTGAgctatattagaaaaaaaaataataataattgtgctgTGGGACAAACTAAAATGACATTTCTTAAAGGGTC
Coding sequences within it:
- the LOC121326637 gene encoding G-protein coupled receptor 54-like produces the protein MTTFPPEMFNFTGLPLNEANVNDSFVNKTEVGSPPFLTDAWLVPLFFALIMLVGLMGNSLVIYVISKHRQMRTATNFYIANLAATDIIFLVCCVPFTATLYPLPSWIFGDFMCKCVAFLQQVTVQATCITLTAMSADRCYATVYPLKSLRHRTPRVAMAVSICIWIGSFILSIPIIIYQKIQEGYWYGPRSYCIEQFPSETHQKVFILYQFLVVYLLPLITISLCYSFMLKRVGQPVVEPVDNNYQVQLLSQRTIAMRSKISKMVVVIVLLFTICWGPIQLFILFQSFYPNFQANYATYKIKTWANCMSYANSSINPIVYGFMGASFRKSFKKAFPFMFRRKVRDGSVTSGAVNAEMKFIATEVTQNELK